DNA from Rosa rugosa chromosome 6, drRosRugo1.1, whole genome shotgun sequence:
CAATCGTTCTGGTAAGCTAGCCCTGAAGCCTCTTTCATTATCTGATTGAGTTCCAGCCTTGAAATTGGTGGATTTCTGATGTTTAGTTCTTCGATTTGCAATATCTGAATTTTGGGTTTGGAGGAAACAATGGACTTCAGATTGGAAGGAGAGCTTCTGGTCTTGATTTTTATAAAGCCTTAAGGGAAGGATGAAGATCTGATGAAAACAGCGAGTTCCAATACGTCGTGGAGTTTTGGCCTCGACAAAACATTGAAATAGGGTAAGAAACCCAAGCCTTTAACTGTGAATTTGATTTTGTTGGGAAATTGAGATTATTGTGAATGTTGTTTTGTGGTGGAGATGAATACATGGAGTTTTGGGTTAAGGACAATTAGCTGAGACTACCACCTAGAAGGGAGGAATTGGAATGATTATGAAGAAGGTAATGTTTTGATGAAAGATATGGATTTCTACTTATAGTGGTAATGTTGTATGCCATGAGATCGAAAGAACTGAATGAGAATGATATGGTGACTGATTGTGTTTAATTATGTTTGAATGGTTCTGCGTGCATTTCAATCTGGAGCTTGATTTTTCTGGTCATGGCCAAGTCTGAGTCTTATCTGATTGtgtttaattatgtttcttaCTAGAGTTTCAATAAATGTTTTATCTGTTGCCGCTGCAAATTAATGGGGGTATGGAGTGAAAAATTCAATCAATTTGGAGGGAGTTTTCATGAAGAATGGGGGAAAATGTAAAgggggtatattggacaattTACAGGTTACATGACATGCAAATTGCTGAGGTGGCGTAGCTTGGATTTCCACATCAGCAAGTTAACTGCCGAATTTGACGGAATGTTAACGGtgaggacctattagacggaaattgagacctcatggacttttcagattaaattaaaatgtcagggactgaaacgatgagagaggcatagtacagggattaaacaaaatttttccCTATTGTTTGGCTctagtttttcttgagctggtcaacagtctcttttcttgcgcgggcgtgccagcaccgttcgggtgcggtcgtctggggtgtcccttgacctgacttctttcgagcgactgtagacgaggagagcaccaacttcgtcgcgggattcttctgtgcctcgtggtgaggactttgtcttgtatCACCAAGttgatactcaacgttgtaggtcgaGCAGTGCGAAATCACTTGGAAGtagggagaacttgctaaagcgtgactttagcttggctggtttgcgagagCGTTACCTTTGCttagctggttccgtaaccgttgtgtcgtggtactacagtcgactcccgaggagactaggaccgaagcacattgacagagggtttggtggcactgacagtcggctcttgagaagactaggactggagtgtgatcaccggtaagagaaggagaggagttgctcttagagagaggttgctctagagaggcttggataatcttagagattgtattgatgaattgtgttgtctattgttacttgttgtagcctctatatataggctaccaagccatagtggttggccttaaacaaatcatgatgggttagatttgagcacttaaacactaatggaattgttaggtttaagcacttaaacactaatggaatgttaggtttaagcacttactgctccaattttgatgcagctatatctccaccaagaactcaaaataggccttcgacttcttcatatcaaatgatccacaatgagtgtagataattgtggcaaattttcatagctttcttccatgtggttgggccggaaatgctgctggactccttacaggtccagttttccagttttgcttctgcagaaaattggactgattgtttgaaggctttccactcaaaactagctctggaactcttcataagaaatgatccttgggatgtctagaattaatctggaaagttttagctcatttggatttcgtttggttagtcttccgcccTTCCTTCCttatttagctcggtttctcctagccgaagtaggaaaatatgctaaagttgacttttcatttccatgcttccatcatttccttttctttccataattatGCAGGTagactttatttagcctctaaataatatattttgaacttgtcgataatatatagcttgagccactgacattggctcaatttctccaagacacgccttgtcaggccaaaatgctcattttgggcccAAACACCTATAACTAATCAATCTGTCCATTTCTTTTTTTGCCCTAGTTAATGATGAGCCCAAATTTATTTCCCTGTTAGGGCCGAATCTTATTTTGAGACCAACTTTTGATTATGGGCTCTCCCTCAAATTGAGACTGCTAGGCCCACAGCAGGTGGATGAGACTAAAAGCAAATGGGAGAAAGAAAGCATGCATGGCATGGGTGAGCCTTACGCGCAAACATTCATGTGGGTCAGCAACTGAGGCCCACCACATGTCCATAGAAGGACGGCTGTGGTTCGACTAATACAAAATGGTCGACCCTTGTTGAATTAAATTTTTTGTGCAAATTACATTACAAAAACTCAAAAAGTaacatatataaaaaaaaaaaaaactcaaaaagtaacacaaaaaattatattaataattagggaaaattttgcaaacagtacatcaagtaaatgccactaataaaaCTAATACATAAATTttcaaaacaatcattttggtacacggacTCCCGATCCCAACTCACTTTGTAGACACACAGTCACTAACGCCGTTTAAATCTCTGCAACTTGGCCTTTTTTTAGGGGTAAAATCGTCTGTACGGATTTTCCCTCCAATTCCTTCCTTTTTGCTGCCTCCATACAATGGCCGGTCTCCATGTTTCCCGCCAAAAATCCTCTATAAAGCAACCAATTTGTTGACCCTACCCTATAAAGCAACCAATTTGTTGACCCTACCCTAGAAAGGCCAGGGGAAAGTGGAAAAATAAAGTAATCTGCAGAAAATAAGGATCTCCATACCAGAAAACCAAAACATTCACAAAACCATCCGAATAATAAAGTAATCTGCAGAAAATAAGGATATCCATACCAGAAAACCGAAACAATCTGCAGAAAATAAGGATATCCATACCAGAAAACCGAAACCAACACAAAACCATccaaataataaagtaaaatcTGCAGAAAATAAGGATATCCATACCAGAAAACCGAAACCAACACAAAACCATCCAAGTCAAAGTACTTAATTAAGATAGATAACATTGGTTCAAACTACATCATTACCATTATGGCAGCCAAATTGTTCAAACCAAAAACCCCCTGTTACACAAAAGCTCTATAAAACCCAATGGCATTTGTAACATAACATAGGATAACAAATGCCACAATAACAGGGGGTATAAGCTGGCAATTATACCATAACTTGGTTCCTAAGAAGATACATTTAGGGCTTCCACAAGGCCATTTGGAGTTTGGGTTTTGAACCCGGAACAACTGTCGATGCAGATGCAGAAACAGATTTTGAAGCAAGTCTGGGTGATTTCCTAGGTGTCTTTCTCCCTGCAATCCTCCTGAATCTCTTTCCCGAGCTACCAGGCATGGCTGTTGATCTCTCATTCCTTGGTTCAGTCTACAAAAGAGTGAATATACAAGCTAATGAGCTGCATCCAAAGTATAAAAATATGCAAAGTCCCAACCAAGATAAAAAAGCACAGAAATACATAACTGCAAATAGCTTACCTGTGCAGCTGGCGGCACCACATTGCCATTTTTTTTAGGAAGTAGAGTATTCCCATCATCACCTCCTTGCTCAACAgtcacattcacattcacattGAGATTGACATTCTGATTGTCATTCACCATGCTTTGCAGAACTGATGATGCTTGAGAAAACACATGCTCTGCATTATCATAATTTGATCCTTCATCTGGCAGTTCTGTATTTTCTGGAATGTTGAGTTGAGGTGGGTTTTCTTCAGCCATCTGTGGTTGAACATTAGGAACTGCAACTTCCTCAGAAACATTATCCTCTGCAATTTGAGGGTCAGCTTCTTGGTTCACAACCTGCATGGATCCATTTAAAATCATACAATGATGCAACATATATTCCCATAAAACAGTCCACGAGCACAAGTATTGAAAATGATTGGTAATAGAGCATGTTATACCTGGCTTCTTCTTAAACAAGTCCTCTTGTTGTGCCCTCTATTCCCACATCTTCCACACTTAATTTGAGAATAGTAGCTCTTCGGTAGCACTTCAGTCCCAGCAGGTGGTGGTTCCTCACCTAAACATTACAAGTACAATGTAGTGATGACATAACATATACAAAGTCCCCATCAAAAATGAATTGAATGTAATTAAATACCTGGTTCTTTGGTCCTCTTGGTTTTTGGCCTTCCCGGTTGCCTCCTATACAGTGGAGGTGCAACTGGCCTCTCTATCCTTTCCCATTCAGCAACACCAGCTATGGGATTTAAAACCACCTCATATGCCTCAAGATATTTCTGTTGTGTATACCATTCAGCAACAAACTCATCAGGGCTCCATCCTTTTCTATATATAGCAGCAACTGCATCACCATCAGCCCTGTTTCCAACTGGGTCCAGGTCCTCTGCTTCAAGTGAAGACAAAGGGAGATCTTCAATGAAATGCCCAAAGTATAGCGAGTGATCGACTTCTTCATCCATTGCATCTATCTCCCAATCATAAACAAACAGCCTTCTTGGAGAAAGACACACAATGTAGACATCCAAAACTGTGACGTCCCGAACCcgaattcaccggtttactagtcatttggacggtaaacaacttttactgtcgtttcaatgcttttagggggccctaaaagttgactttttttgtttggatcaaaatttgagaaaatgttcttcatgaaagttgtagagtacgttaaaccgagcgtgtgcatatgtggtacgtaaaaatcggagttcgtatgcgaaagttataagcgaaatatgaaagttactgtttatggtagattggtataaatttgaaaagttactgtggccgggtaacttttctttcttttttctctccttcccccgtgctctctcagtctctcttctgcaactctctctttctctcttctgcaacctcctctttcaccacctctaggccaccaaatggcgagctgcgagcatcgatagacttgtctcctcctccttattacgcatgtgggagttgtttacgacgatttggccggaaatgtggagatcgaagccaacattttttactgtagcaaattggtcgacgccgatttccggccacctccggtcataaacccaggtccattagaagcgccttgagCCTCTCTTCATGCTTGCCAAGtttcataacccagatcgaagcatggaggaagaaagcataattggaaaatttcactgtacttgggagtgcttaattgttcggctacttcaaggtattttctgactttgtcacagttgagaaagttattggaaatgttgagatgatgctgtggatgaaatttggtggccggaggaggagttgGCCGCCGCATGAATAGTACGACGGGTGAATAGTGCGgtgtatgaacagtgatttatattttgtttttttttagctagttaaattctataatttttgtagaggttgaatatgtgaatttagttggaattggagaagtttttaattgattatgaatttctgggaatttaggatttcgattatcgatttacgagaatccgagcgtcggatatctcttggttctgacttggaacctttaagataacgaattggtattagatgtaaaatttgggttgaatcagAGAAGAAGTGGCGAGAtgatttatgaggatttgattttgagaatcgtatttaattgttgaatagttattcacgaattataattgtgtacagggcgatatACCGAactattgctcgatgaaggaactcgtatgcgtgatcgcctaaatagtactgtgagtggacatttgtttttaaattaattatgcatgcagtattaTTATTTCATTCCAATTGAGATTTAaattatgttttgaattattgagttttatggtTTATTGAGCGTTGATTTATCGGGATTTATTCATGAATTACGAGATTAGTATTGAAattccttcccgagggcttttaGTAGATTTTTTGAGATAGTTATTCAGGAGTTATTGAGTTGAGAaatgattttcgggaagtgactgattaagaaaatattatgagaattattgatttcgaaaATCAGTTGATACGatgatatacgagtacgaaGGATGTGGGCCCCggaaaatttatcgagcttaaattgagatcgttcgtcaagttatttatttacgatctcgataaatgttaagatgctcgaggaaattttcagaaattttcataaagtgaaatcctcaatttaggagttggacaataaagtacacgacacgacgagttcgtgggaatttttggggaatttttcggacacccgaagtgtttataatgaatttccgaagtttggaaattatggaaattcattttaaaTAAATAGAATTTGTCCTGATGCAATCTGGGCCGTTAATTAACCACCGCTTGATCTCGGCCGTTGGATCAGACTCAGGTTGGGCTATAAATAGTGGCAGATGAGAGTGAACGATCCAGATGGCTCCGGAGGATTCCAGAGCTCTCGACCCGGATCGACGACTCGACGACCCGATAGTAGGACCCAACCGGAATTTTCGTTTCCGGCGACGAAACGACGGCAGACGACCCACGTTCGTTTCCTCTCTTCATCGCCGATGCGTCGCTGGCCTCATATCGTCCATTTGATGACTGATGGCGACGGTACGACGTCGAGAAGCTGCTGCAACCTTGGTAGTTTTCCGGTGATTTCCGGCGACAGATTAAGCTGCATGAGGTGAGGAAATCCTTCTCCTCTTCATTCTCTACATCTGGGTATAATCAGTTTTCGAATTCGAATAGGTTCTGATGAGATTGTGTTTTTGGGTGTCGTCGGACCTCACTGCAAATCCGGTTTCCGGCAGCGTTTCCGGAGTTTTGAATCGTCTCCGATAGCGATTCTAATCCTGGAACTCAAAGGGGTGATTGTATTGGCTAGGCTGAGTTGACGAACCCAGAATTGATTAAGCTGGAGATCGTCTTGCTGTGTTCGTCCGCCAGGGAGCAGACCTGCAATATGGGTTCTGTTCTTCATCTACTTTGATCACAAGGTTAGTTGGAATTTGTTTTAAGGGTTCTGCGAATTTATTTGCGGCTGGAATTGATTGCATGCGTTTGCATGCTTACCGTGAAATTATGTTGAGGGAGGTGATTTTGGTTTGTTGTGAATTAAAAAGGAATTGGGGTTAATTGGAAACCTGGATGAGTTGGTAAACTGATAGTGTGTGTCTAGATTGGGTTGTTGCTTTCTGATTGGAATTAAAGGTGATCAAGCTTGATTGTTAATTAGACATGTGAGGTTGAATTGTACGTGGTGATTCCCTTTTGTTTGACTATTGGTCAAGGAAATTTTCCAGGGTATGCCATGGTATTTTCAATATGGCATAATCATGGTTTTGTTTATCATGGGATCTGGATGCTGAAAGTTACACCATTAAATAGAATGCTAATCATGGTTCAAGTTTAATGTTGGGTGCCCTTAGTAATTTTCAGGGTGCACCTAATTGAAAAGGAAACTGTGTTGACTTGAGAAACATCTTGATATGGTTATGATTGGTGAAAAATctaaaaatgataaaatatTCGGTAATTGGGATAATTATCGAATTTGTGGTGATTGGTCAAAGGTTGGTCAAACTgtggtcaatcctggtcaaaccaggaaaggttggttggacgatttattaatcgtcgatatttcatataattgttcaatGGGTTATTAACggtcgaaatgtcggaatctaggactccagttacccgaggaacggaaggttcgcgactctcggagtacgtgagagaaagcatcggaatccaggtagggattcaggactctcctcggttggtgattttcttttatattttattaatgtgatgcatgataagtggtatgggttggttatgtaaaatgcaatgcatactaaccaatctgtgagaaaatgtgtgatggcttgagagcgaagggtggctctgacttccttgggttcgatccccttaacctccggagggttagttacgccggtcgtccgggtaTTCCGATTGTAGTgacgggcccggtacgtgtgtgtagctaggtagtggacgctctcgctacgcttacctggtgataaattaatttgaggtaaggtcgtgtagtgggtctatgggaccggccatcaggtaatacttggatttggcgccgtatttatttaagcatcatgcatcggttttcaagttgaaaaacattaaagtttgtcgttcttttaaatatttggtttaaatatgttttcatactgggcagcccaaatatttgtttattggttttaagtctagttgaggtagagttcctgttgagcagcgaggacgaaagctcacccctacaacagtatggatgcaggtactgtgcactggtgacgggacaatagcggatggagctgggtgtgcagaacaagttcggtaaattaccgtgtggaccttattctaaattctatttctcgaacctGATGTTATCTAGTCTCGTGTCATcatttagttgaattctcttcAAGTGAAATTCAAACCTTGGGTGAGCCTTTATCCAAGTTCTGGACGAATGAAATAGATTTCagcaactcaagtttttcacctcaaaaatatttgtagcttccgctgtgtttttacaaaaagttttcaaacaaaatgcctagcggttgtCTAGGATGTAAATTGAGCGTTCGGTTTacgttttagagactcgcggcactgtgacgtgcttaagctggtgaggtgcagcttggggcgttacagaaagtggtatcagagcaatgctTCCGAGTTTTCAATTTCAACGATTTAAAAACCTCTGATACCCGAAAAAGTTTCTGTCGGCTCGTGAAAATTTCCAAGTCCTGGTAAAAAGTCGACTTCGGAAATGCTTGTTTGAGAACGTGTTTCTGAACCTTTGACTTGAAACTGTTTGACTTCGGTTTTGAAGACCAAGTTTCGAAAAACGTTTGAGAAAGTTTTCGGAAAAAGGATTTTGTGAAAACGGTTCACAAGCGGGTTTTAAAGGTGTTTCCGAAAGGAGATTTCGAAAAAAGGGGCCAAAAGCGAAAGTGCTTTGAAAGGCGATTTGGTAAAAAGGTTTGACTTCCCGTTACTGTTCAAAAGTTTTGGTTTTCGATGCTTACTATTTAAGTTCTTAAACCCGCACCGACTTTGAAATGTGTTTTGTCGGAAAGACGCTTTTGACCGAAAAAGGGAAGTTTTAGCGGAAAATCGTTTTAACGCGGGTTTTTACTTTTGAGGTTTTTGAACAAAACATTGCACTGTTTTAAACAGTTTTTTTGAAGTTTGTCTAGAGTCTTGATTTCCGGTTACGTGGGAgatttcaggaatttctttaccaTGAAATTCCGGTTCACTTATTCGTAGTGAGAAATGATTGTTGCTAGTGTGTGTTCATATAATTACAACTCTTCACGCGGTTTAGGGCCCGACTGGCCACCGGATCCCCCTAATGTATACTGAGGTTGAATGTTGTTAATTACTGAATACAACTCGCGACAAATAAATGACTCTGGAGTTATTCTCCGAAACTTCGACGTGTTGTCAGTCGTCGgaactattgtttgttttctttttggattCCTTAATCCGAAAAATCGTTATCCCTTATTCGAAGGGTTGACTTATGTTCCGACTTGTCTTTGTAATTGAAATTGTGGTTGCGTGATTTTCTATCCTTTTGAATGTTGTTATATTGTTGGATTCACTTACCGATTTGGTTGTTTGCCATCGCTTTGTTCAGTGAATCTGGTTCATTAAAAATTGTGCTTATTGCTATTGAAGTTGGACTTGCTAATTGATTCTTCCTTGGATATCTTGTCGAGTCTAGTTTACTTGATTTCTTCCATAGACTCGATTGTTGTGatttgtctcatcatcttttcaAGTCCAACTGTTGTATGTTTATACATTGTGTTGAATTGGTTATGGATTCACTTCCAAATTGTGCATAATCACGTGAATCCTGTTCATTGAAATATTGTTGGTAAGACTCGATGTTGCATTTGTCTTGTAATCTTTATCGAGTCCAGTTAATGTTCATCCTTTTATTTGTTCTTTGAATCTGAATGAGTATTGCCACCCAAAGCTCCTCCACAGTGCACAGACCGCCATAAAGATTACGTGGGCCCAGTATgaggtaaaagtaaaaagaaaaaggtacgTGAACGACAAACTTTGGGTCCCTATAAGCATAGTGGATGTTTGGACAACTGTCTTGTGAATTTCTTTTAGTTGTCTGAGTGATGTTGATTGTTGCTCTCATGTTAGACTTGACTTGAAATGTCATTTGAGAACTCTCGAGGGATTTGAATCATTATTTCGGGAAGATCCTGTCGAGCGCAACTCGTTGACGCTTCTCGTGCCTCAGGGGAATGAGTCAGGGAAAAGTGGATCTTCAGCTACTTAATCTACTgaacaacaaaatgaaattccTCGCTTAGACCTGTCGGCTTCGAAATTAAGTAAGAGAGATTTAATTGTGCTTTAGTACTCGCCATTTAACGTTGCTTGTGGAATTTTAGGATTGTAAAATCTGAAAGCATGGTTTCGGCGAGTGGTACCATATAAGGCGTTGCTTTGGGGTAGACGAGGAAGCTACGCGATTAGAAGATTTATAGGTTGACTAAGGTCACCTTATGTAGTGTGTAGACCTCCTCGGAAATGCTTTAGCAAGTTAATGCGTATTTAGCATGGGCCAGAAGTGTATCATaaggaaagaaggaaaagagGTGTGTGTCCACTGTGCGACCTCTGTGGCGACTTCTCGAATTATGTTTCTTCGACTCACTCGTATATGCGGCAGAAACTCCATGTCACTTATGGCTATAGTTGACTCGAGTTTTTGGACGTCGAGATTCGCATACGTATGTGGAAATAAGGCTACTTTGTTCCGTGGACCAAACGGCTTGACTCTTGGTGAAAGGTCATCAAGTAAAACGTATTTCAAGGAAGGGTAAGCGACTCTCTGGGATTCTGGCCATTTACAACAACACGTGTTACCGGTAAGGATCCTAGAAGGACTGCGGGTATTTCTTCCTTGTAAATAGTTACGttgacttttattttcttcctttGGTTGATTTTGTTTATCAATTCTCTGACGTTCTGGTTGTGGTTGTAATCATGCTAGTTCAACATTTAGACTTCTCCATTTGAGTTGTTTCCAAGGTTTAGAAAATCTTGTGTTTGAAAAGGTTTTGCGGGTTCAAAAGTATTTCGAGTTATTTTCAGAATTGTTTGCAATTTCAATAAATTTCACCCAAAGGTGATAAATTTTAACCCTCTGAATCAGTCTCAAAGCTGAGATTTTTAACCTTAGGTTCTGCTGATTTTCCCGTTTCAACAACTTTGGAATCAATTTCTAATGACTTCCAGAGCTccgaaattttgaaattttaacaCAACAATGTTTGGCATCTTTGCCaatgatctggaaagtttcactTCATTTCGACTGGACATGAAGTCGTGGCCATTTTTCCAAATCTGCTTTACGAGAAAGGAAAATTTGAAAACTTCTCTGCAagttgttttggtaaaaattttcACTTCCTTTCTCTTCCCTTCTTGGAAGTTTAGAGTTGTGGTATTGGAAATCATTTGAAATTTCCTAGAGCTCAAATTCCTTTTCTTAGGAAATTTGCAAAGCAAAGTTTTGGTATTGTTTTCGGTTGCTTATCCATATAAATCAAGTTCAACGTAAACTGTAGTAAG
Protein-coding regions in this window:
- the LOC133713556 gene encoding uncharacterized protein LOC133713556 yields the protein MDEEVDHSLYFGHFIEDLPLSSLEAEDLDPVGNRADGDAVAAIYRKGWSPDEFVAEWYTQQKYLEAYEVVLNPIAGVAEWERIERPVAPPLYRRQPGRPKTKRTKEPGEEPPPAGTEVLPKSYYSQIKCGRCGNRGHNKRTCLRRSQVVNQEADPQIAEDNVSEEVAVPNVQPQMAEENPPQLNIPENTELPDEGSNYDNAEHVFSQASSVLQSMVNDNQNVNLNVNVNVTVEQGGDDGNTLLPKKNGNVVPPAAQTEPRNERSTAMPGSSGKRFRRIAGRKTPRKSPRLASKSVSASASTVVPGSKPKLQMALWKP